A DNA window from Cydia splendana chromosome 24, ilCydSple1.2, whole genome shotgun sequence contains the following coding sequences:
- the LOC134802359 gene encoding zinc finger protein 583-like: MNCIKTESDELICRGCLSTDRRLSPLADYDMFLSLLVEKQRTEALSKPYILICWECNATLRRFQLFRGQVRRAHTALEESTHAIKNTLSCLSIRTKDKYDACFEDSQVLHENPYFITPSLESIKHESPRNETDTDNDNIKVEKAIDLSDKIINVPPKKRKIKNKTIEKKKRKVKSEEPLVNLKVEKSKKKSKKDKIKQVEIEVCNVNENQDKVEVKVERVSDAEENWTQNAFDDEPHITDDDDDSDYGKEAKKRYKKKPLTFKKTMMDYSEDVSKYFTEVEMSEDMRCVLEKEDEVESKVKPYRCEFCGFSYKQMKSLKAHVNHRHRKVKHKDHIKKEADGTHNRYLYRCCYCDRMVRKEHTQAHLRQYHRRRYQCLGCSWSEACFWNKKDHTYHWQTVHATLVCDICRKTRRNTHDMERHMRDSHLPIKCPQCQRMYSKWKYYRQHQKMAHPVLALEPPESRYCVECDMQFPSIMAYKMHVMNQHRNTPKKRWPCPACNKTLNNKDTMKKHYALFHSDKTSYQCPHCGKYLSSKCSLTHHLNSHLNIKLPKDKLCSICGRGFSTKRMLRFHTYTHTGERPYACAHCPAAFTQPNPLRVHARKLHPHLPLNVQPQKLQQ; the protein is encoded by the exons ATGAACTGTATAAAAACGGAATCTGACGAATTAATATGCCGCGGCTGCCTCAGCACGGACCGCCGGCTCTCTCCTTTAGCGGACTATGACATGTTTCTTAGTTTATTGGTCGAAAAACAGAGGACGGAG GCATTGAGTAAGccatacatacttatatgttGGGAATGTAATGCAACTTTGAGAAGATTCCAGTTGTTCCGAGGCCAGGTGCGGCGGGCCCACACGGCTCTTGAAGAATCAACACAT GCAATAAAAAACACATTATCCTGTCTCAGCATTAGAACTAAAGATAAGTATGATGCTTGTTTCGAAGACAGTCAAGTTCTACACGAAAACCCTTATTTTATAACTCCCTCTCTAGAGTCCATCAAACATGAATCACCGAGAAATGAAACAGACACAGACAATGATAACATCAAAGTCGAAAAAGCTATTGATCTTAGTGATAAGATAATAAATGTTCCccctaaaaaaagaaaaataaaaaataaaactatagaaAAGAAGAAAAGAAAAGTAAAATCCGAAGAACCTTTAGTAAATTTGAAAGTTgaaaaaagtaaaaagaaaagcaaaaaagataaaattaaacaaGTAGAAATCGAAGTTTGTAATGTGAATGAAAATCAAGACAAAGTAGAAGTAAAAGTGGAAAGAGTTAGTGATGCAGAAGAGAATTGGACGCAAAATGCTTTTGACGACGAACCGCATATaacagatgatgatgatgactcagACTATGGCAAAGAAGCGAAAAAACGATATAAGAAGAAACCCTTAACATTCAAAAAAACAATGATGGATTATAGTGAAGATGTATCAAAGTATTTTACGGAGGTTGAGATGAGTGAAGATATGAGGTGTGTTTTGGAGAAGGAAGATGAGGTTGAGAGTAAGGTGAAGCCGTACCGATGTGAGTTTTGTGGATTCAGTTATAAACAGATGAAATCTTTGAAGGCTCATGTCAATCATAGACATAGAAAG GTAAAGCACAAAGACCACATTAAAAAGGAAGCAGACGGGACACACAATCGTTACCTCTACCGCTGCTGCTACTGCGACAGAATGGTGCGGAAGGAGCACACACAGGCGCACCTGCGGCAGTACCACAGGCGCAGGTACCAGTGTCTGGGCTGCAGCTGGTCCGAGGCTTGCTTCTG GAACAAAAAAGATCATACGTACCACTGGCAGACGGTGCACGCGACGCTAGTGTGCGACATCTGCCGGAAGACCAGGCGAAACACGCACGACATGGAGCGCCACATGAG AGACAGTCATCTCCCAATAAAGTGTCCGCAGTGTCAGCGCATGTACTCCAAGTGGAAGTATTACCGTCAGCACCAGAAGATGGCGCACCCAGTGCTGGCGCTCGAACCGCCAGAATCCAG GTACTGCGTGGAGTGCGACATGCAGTTTCCTTCCATCATGGCCTACAAGATGCATGTTATGAACCAGCACCGCAATACGCCCAAGAAAAG ATGGCCGTGCCCGGCGTGCAACAAGACACTCAACAACAAGGACACCATGAAGAAACACTACGCCCTGTTCCACAGCGACAAGACCAGCTATCAGTGCCCACACTGCGGCAAG TACTTGTCCTCTAAGTGCTCACTCACTCACCACCTCAACTCGCACCTCAACATCAAGCTACCCAAGGACAAGCTGTGCTCCATCTGCGGCCGCGGTTTCTCG ACGAAGCGCATGCTCCGGTTCCACACGTACACGCACACGGGCGAGCGGCCGTACGCGTGCGCGCACTGCCCCGCCGCCTTCACGCAGCCCAACCCGCTGCGGGTGCACGCGAGGAAGCTGCACCCGCATCTGCCGCTCAACGTGCAGCCGCAGAAACTCCagcaataa
- the LOC134802121 gene encoding zinc finger protein 320-like, giving the protein MDKIGIKNEFFPQYGTISYCHACLSSDRILSTVTEYVDIIDIFYKILDNQNMMLPNELYLCWECIGILKKIMMFKKKIVEAQKILQLYYINKQDPFPQSLSNLTPHTNNHQICFTYEENEIKAIKEEIDIYDEFDHFDNVKDEPELNEPNVSNVTVPDNVTETIPETLPNVTVLGNVTETIPETNDWKEFNMKRIMNRKAKYRFLNANLRKHRKLLVRKIPIELGAVLNGLEEERSGDSFLNEEYKCVSCVAMWRDEDGLVKHQRKYHDEAIGPYQCKICKIRCPSQEKLQAHQTKHYYRRECKVCRLQCCSQPGMDRHLEQHDRMVQCLACELCFKECKVCRLQCCSQPGMDRHLEQHDRMHYYRRSCKVCRLQCCSQPGMDRHLEQHDRMVQCLACELCFKNVRLFYNHYKELHAKFVCDVCGKRCKSRAIIEKHLRYHFGYECPYCKKKLKNSTSYKNHVETQHTSSVSDSSYCVQCDRRFTSDRMYKRHLQSSAAHAAERDNTRAKRKYPCPECNNVYSRRTYMNNHYRHVHAKQSKYYCEDCDRHFLNRTRYLDHRRFQHEGVKRDKDKLCNICGRGFAANRTLVNHIRTHSGERPFSCEYCGAKFTQKHAMLSHVKYIHLKSKRKASWHE; this is encoded by the exons ATGGATAAGATCGgaattaaaaatgaattctttCCACAATACGGGACGATATCTTATTGCCACGCATGCTTAAGCTCAGACAGGATTCTTTCAACTGTGACCGAATATGTCGATATCATCGATATCTTTTACAAAATCCTGGATAATCAGAATATG atgCTTCCAAATGAACTGTATTTATGCTGGGAATGTATAGGAATACTAAAGAAAATAATGATGTTCAAAAAGAAGATTGTAGAAGCCCAGAAGATACttcaattatattatattaataaacag GACCCCTTTCCCCAATCTCTTTCAAATCTTACCCCTCACACCAACAACCACCAGATATGTTTCACATATGAAGAGAACGAAATAAAAGCCATCAAAGAAGAGATTGACATTTACGATGAATTCGACCACTTTGACAATGTTAAAGATGAACCTGAACTCAATGAGCCAAATGTATCAAATGTTACGGTACCGGATAATGTTACGGAAACCATTCCGGAAACATTACCAAATGTTACGGTATTGGGTAATGTTACGGAAACCATACCGGAAACAAACGATTGGAAGGAATTTAACATGAAGAGAATAATGAATAGGAAAGCGAAGTATAGATTTTTGAATGCGAATCTCAGGAAACATAGAAAGTTGTTAGTCAGGAAGATACCAATAGAGCTTGGTGCTGTTTTGAATGGGTTGGAGGAGGAGAGGAGTGGAGATTCTTTTTTAAACGAGGAATATAAATGTGTAAGTTGTGTGGCAATGTGGCGTGATGAAGACGGGTTGGTTAAACATCAGAGGAAGTATCATGATGAG GCAATTGGACCATACCAATGCAAAATATGCAAGATCCGCTGCCCATCCCAGGAGAAGCTTCAAGCACACCAGACGAAGCACTATTACCGGAGGGAATGCAAGGTGTGCCGGCTGCAGTGTTGCTCGCAGCCCGGCATGGACCGACATCTCGAGCAGCATGACCGGATGGTGCAGTGTTTAGCCTGCGAGCTGTGTTTCAA GGAATGCAAGGTGTGCCGGCTGCAGTGTTGCTCGCAGCCCGGCATGGACCGACATCTCGAGCAGCATGACCGGATG CACTATTACCGGAGGTCATGCAAGGTGTGCCGGCTGCAATGTTGCTCGCAGCCCGGCATGGACAGACATCTCGAGCAGCATGACCGGATGGTGCAGTGTTTAGCTTGCGAGCTGTGTTTCAA GAACGTGCGGTTATTCTACAACCACTACAAAGAGTTACACGCGAAGTTCGTGTGCGATGTTTGTGGCAAACGGTGCAAGTCGCGCGCCATCATTGAGAAACATCTTAG GTACCACTTCGGCTACGAATGCCCGTACTGCAAGAAGAAACTAAAGAATTCCACGTCATACAAGAACCATGTCGAAACGCAGCACACATCTTCCGTCTCAGACAGCTCGTACTGCGTGCAGTGCGACAGGAGATTCACGAGCGACCGCATGTACAAGCGACACTTGCAGAGCAGCGCGGCGCACGCGGCAGAGCGGGACAACACTAG GGCCAAGCGAAAGTACCCCTGTCCCGAGTGTAACAACGTGTACTCAAGGCGCACGTACATGAACAACCACTACCGGCACGTGCACGCCAAGCAGAGCAAGTACTACTGCGAGGACTGCGACCGG CATTTCCTGAATCGCACGCGCTACCTGGACCACAGGCGGTTCCAGCACGAGGGCGTGAAGAGAGACAAGGACAAGCTGTGCAATATATGCGGCCGAGGTTTTGCG GCAAACAGAACGCTAGTGAATCACATCCGGACGCACTCCGGCGAGCGTCCGTTCTCTTGCGAGTACTGCGGCGCCAAGTTCACGCAGAAACACGCCATGCTGTCACACGTGAAGTATATACACCTGAAGAGCAAGCGGAAAGCTAGCTGGCACGAGTAG